The Flavobacterium sp. 123 genome contains a region encoding:
- a CDS encoding aldose 1-epimerase family protein has protein sequence MTTTIQNATLTAEINPFGAELISLKNNNTTEYIWEGNPDFWGKHSPILFPIVGTLKNNSFSYEEKEYNLSRHGFARDMTFELIDKKENSATFCIKSSAETLKKYPFEFELHLMYTLQNSSLDIEYKVINTGKSKMPFSIGAHPAFALPGNFENYSMTFEKEEPLEYYLLENDLISNKTKTLEVHNKQISLTYELFKNDALIFKTLQSNTLTILKNEKPLLKVNFEDFPSLGIWTKMNAPFICIEPWFGYSDTNENFGNLFEKEGIQILDSNKIFNSKFSIEIL, from the coding sequence TTGACAACTACAATACAAAACGCAACTCTAACAGCAGAAATAAATCCTTTTGGAGCCGAATTGATTTCCTTAAAAAACAATAATACTACAGAATACATTTGGGAAGGTAATCCGGATTTCTGGGGGAAGCATTCTCCTATTTTATTTCCAATTGTTGGTACCTTAAAAAACAATTCCTTTTCATATGAAGAAAAAGAATATAATCTTTCTAGACACGGTTTTGCTAGAGATATGACATTCGAATTGATTGACAAAAAAGAAAATAGTGCTACTTTCTGTATAAAATCTTCGGCCGAAACTTTAAAAAAATACCCTTTTGAATTTGAGTTACATCTTATGTATACGCTTCAAAATTCAAGTTTAGACATTGAATATAAAGTAATCAATACTGGTAAATCAAAAATGCCTTTTTCTATTGGAGCTCATCCTGCTTTTGCTTTGCCTGGAAATTTTGAAAACTACTCGATGACATTCGAAAAAGAAGAACCTCTAGAATATTACCTTTTAGAAAACGACTTGATTTCAAATAAAACCAAGACCTTAGAAGTGCATAATAAACAAATTTCACTAACGTATGAATTGTTCAAAAACGATGCTTTAATTTTTAAAACGCTACAATCTAATACGTTGACTATTTTAAAAAATGAAAAGCCACTTTTGAAAGTAAATTTTGAAGATTTTCCAAGTTTAGGAATTTGGACCAAAATGAATGCTCCTTTTATATGTATTGAACCTTGGTTTGGCTATTCGGATACCAATGAAAATTTCGGAAATTTATTTGAAAAAGAAGGCATTCAAATTTTAGATTCAAACAAAATTTTCAATTCAAAATTTAGTATCGAAATTCTTTAA
- a CDS encoding M1 family metallopeptidase, with translation MKNIRFKVIVNLALLFGITSVWAQDIPSNTITKSVSKYDYHDAFAPFFYTKNGTSTRSASGQPGPGYWQNRADYQLTAKLDEKNNEITGTEILSYTNNSPDKMDFIWMNLDQNLFKSDSRGNAVVPLAGSRNGAQGQIFDGGHKIKSVKVISISNGKSTETEAKYNISDTRMQVFLPKGLNAKGGIIKLKIDFSFIAPFEGSDRMGVLETKNGKIFTIAQWYPRMCVYDDVRGWNTNPYLGASEFYLEYGDLDVTITAPSNHIVVCSGELLNPTAVYSAEEQKRLAQAKQSDKTVVIRSASEVETTSKLVSSATKTWHYKVTNARDISWSSSAAFILDGAKINLPSGKKALALSVYPVESDGDNAWGRSTEYTKTSIENYSKRWFEYPYPVATNVAGNEGGMEYPGIVFCGWESKGEDLWGVTDHEFGHIWFPMIVGSNERYFGWMDEGFNTFINSLSALDFNNGEYKPKPTDLHEEAEDYTNPKNEPILSSPDNMKEANIGLLCYSKPSAGLVILREQVLGPERFDLALRTYVERWAYKHPTPDDFFRTIENVAGEDLGWFWRGWFQYNWRLDQGVNSIKYVKNDPKRGVVISIENFEKMAMPVVLDIKTKSGKVTRVKLPVEVWQRNVDWSFKHDSTEEIESVTIDPDHVFPDNNEANNVWSSATGLVEKDVILDSYLGKFSNKNAPIKITITEKNSVLNVLITDYPSFTVEQIAKDVFESKRAGLKFEFNESKTGFDLILSDKQKIPFTKE, from the coding sequence ATGAAAAATATTCGCTTCAAAGTCATTGTAAACTTGGCTTTATTATTCGGAATCACGTCTGTTTGGGCGCAAGATATTCCTTCAAATACGATAACAAAATCGGTATCAAAGTATGATTATCACGATGCATTTGCACCGTTTTTTTATACTAAGAATGGAACAAGTACACGTTCGGCAAGTGGACAACCAGGTCCAGGATATTGGCAAAACAGAGCGGACTATCAATTGACAGCAAAACTTGACGAGAAAAACAATGAAATAACAGGAACTGAAATTCTTTCGTACACCAATAATAGTCCAGACAAAATGGATTTTATTTGGATGAATTTAGATCAAAATTTATTTAAATCTGATTCTCGTGGAAATGCTGTTGTTCCTTTGGCAGGAAGTAGAAATGGTGCACAAGGTCAAATTTTTGACGGAGGTCATAAAATTAAATCAGTTAAAGTGATTTCAATCAGCAATGGGAAATCTACAGAGACTGAGGCTAAATATAACATTAGCGATACTCGTATGCAGGTTTTTCTTCCTAAAGGATTAAATGCTAAAGGAGGAATTATAAAACTTAAGATTGATTTTTCATTTATAGCTCCATTTGAAGGTTCTGATAGAATGGGTGTTTTAGAGACTAAAAATGGTAAAATTTTCACCATTGCACAGTGGTATCCACGTATGTGTGTGTATGATGATGTAAGAGGTTGGAATACAAACCCTTATTTAGGAGCGTCTGAGTTTTATTTGGAATATGGTGATTTAGATGTTACTATTACCGCGCCTTCAAATCATATTGTAGTTTGTTCAGGTGAATTGTTAAACCCAACAGCAGTATATTCAGCAGAAGAACAAAAACGTTTAGCTCAGGCAAAACAAAGTGATAAAACAGTTGTAATTCGCTCTGCTTCGGAGGTTGAAACTACATCAAAATTAGTTTCAAGCGCTACTAAAACATGGCATTATAAAGTTACAAATGCTCGAGATATTTCTTGGTCTTCCTCTGCAGCGTTTATTTTGGATGGAGCAAAAATTAATTTACCAAGTGGGAAAAAAGCATTAGCACTTTCTGTTTACCCAGTTGAAAGTGATGGCGATAATGCTTGGGGACGTTCTACAGAATATACTAAGACATCTATCGAAAATTATTCAAAAAGATGGTTTGAATATCCTTATCCAGTAGCTACGAATGTTGCAGGAAACGAAGGAGGGATGGAATATCCAGGAATTGTTTTTTGTGGATGGGAATCTAAAGGAGAAGATTTATGGGGAGTTACAGATCATGAGTTTGGTCACATTTGGTTTCCAATGATTGTTGGATCTAACGAACGTTATTTTGGCTGGATGGATGAAGGGTTTAATACTTTTATCAACTCATTAAGTGCTTTAGATTTTAATAATGGGGAATACAAACCAAAACCTACAGATTTGCACGAGGAAGCAGAAGATTATACGAATCCAAAAAATGAACCTATTTTAAGTTCTCCAGATAATATGAAAGAAGCTAATATTGGTCTTTTATGTTATTCAAAACCTAGTGCAGGATTGGTTATTTTGCGTGAGCAAGTTTTAGGACCAGAACGGTTTGATTTAGCTTTACGTACTTATGTGGAGCGTTGGGCATACAAACATCCTACACCAGATGATTTTTTCAGAACTATTGAAAATGTTGCAGGAGAAGATTTAGGTTGGTTTTGGAGAGGATGGTTCCAATACAATTGGCGATTAGATCAAGGTGTAAACTCAATAAAGTATGTTAAAAATGATCCGAAACGTGGTGTTGTTATTTCGATTGAAAATTTTGAAAAAATGGCAATGCCTGTTGTTTTAGATATAAAAACTAAAAGCGGAAAAGTTACTCGTGTGAAATTACCTGTTGAAGTATGGCAGCGAAATGTAGATTGGTCGTTTAAACATGATTCTACTGAAGAAATTGAAAGCGTAACTATTGACCCTGACCATGTTTTTCCGGATAATAATGAGGCTAATAATGTATGGTCTTCAGCTACTGGTTTAGTTGAAAAAGATGTGATTTTAGATAGCTATTTGGGAAAATTTTCTAATAAAAATGCTCCAATTAAAATTACTATTACAGAAAAAAATAGTGTTTTGAATGTGTTAATAACAGATTATCCAAGTTTTACAGTAGAACAAATTGCAAAAGATGTTTTTGAATCTAAAAGAGCTGGATTGAAATTTGAATTTAACGAAAGCAAAACAGGTTTTGATTTGATATTAAGCGACAAACAAAAAATTCCTTTTACAAAAGAATAG
- a CDS encoding agmatine/peptidylarginine deiminase: MNTSNRRFPAEWEKQQGILLCFPHNDKDWPGKYEAIQWAFVEFIKKVATFEQVILVVADKNQQLKVTEMLETAHVELTKVSFVIHKTNRSWMRDSGPIIVKNGGKREALNFNFNGWAKYKNIQLDKHIPEKVSSFLKIPLTQVIYKGKPVIVEGGAIDSNGCGTLLTSEECLMHPTIQVRNPNFTKADYEAVFKEYLGITNVIWLGDGIEGDDTHGHIDDLCRFVNEDTIVTIVESDPNDTNYAPLQDNLKRLQNAKLENGKSPKIVQLPMPKRLDFDDLRLPASYANFLILNKCVLVPTFNDSNDRIALNILAECFPEREIIGISAVDFIWGFGTLHCLSQQIPE, from the coding sequence ATGAATACTTCCAATAGAAGATTTCCTGCTGAATGGGAAAAACAACAAGGCATTTTACTTTGTTTTCCACATAATGATAAAGATTGGCCAGGAAAATATGAAGCGATTCAATGGGCTTTTGTTGAGTTTATCAAAAAAGTTGCCACTTTTGAGCAAGTAATTCTTGTTGTTGCAGATAAAAACCAACAACTAAAGGTTACTGAAATGCTTGAAACAGCGCATGTTGAATTAACAAAAGTTTCATTTGTTATTCATAAAACAAACCGAAGCTGGATGCGTGATTCAGGTCCAATTATTGTGAAAAATGGAGGTAAAAGAGAAGCTTTAAATTTCAATTTTAATGGTTGGGCAAAATATAAAAACATCCAACTTGATAAACACATTCCAGAAAAAGTATCTAGTTTTCTAAAAATTCCATTAACTCAGGTTATCTACAAAGGAAAACCTGTAATTGTAGAAGGTGGCGCTATTGATTCAAACGGATGTGGAACCTTATTAACATCTGAAGAATGCTTGATGCACCCAACGATTCAAGTTAGAAATCCTAATTTTACTAAAGCCGATTACGAAGCTGTTTTCAAGGAATATCTTGGAATTACAAATGTAATTTGGTTAGGTGACGGAATTGAAGGTGATGATACACATGGACATATTGATGATTTATGCCGATTTGTAAATGAAGATACAATTGTTACCATTGTAGAATCTGACCCAAATGATACTAATTATGCTCCTTTGCAAGACAATTTGAAACGCTTGCAGAATGCCAAATTAGAAAATGGGAAATCACCAAAAATAGTTCAACTACCAATGCCAAAACGCTTGGATTTTGATGACCTACGCTTACCGGCTAGTTATGCTAACTTTCTAATTTTAAATAAATGTGTTTTAGTTCCTACTTTCAATGACAGTAATGATCGAATTGCACTAAACATACTTGCCGAATGTTTTCCTGAAAGAGAAATCATAGGAATTAGTGCCGTTGATTTCATATGGGGATTTGGAACATTACATTGTTTGAGTCAACAAATTCCTGAATAG
- a CDS encoding carbon-nitrogen hydrolase: MPNKKYKIAVIQLNLNDVAENNLKKCLTWVRDAAKQGAEVISLPELYSSHYFCQSEDVANFALAEPLYSTSFIAFSALAKELGVVIIVPFFEKRMAGIYHNSAYIIDTDGSEAGLYRKMHIPDDPHFYEKFYFTPGDLGFKAFPTKKGKIGTLICWDQWYPEAARLTALQGADVLFYPTAIGWHPLEKEQYGENQHGAWMNVMKGHAVANGVYVAAANRIGLEHYLPDTAGIQFWGSSFIAGPQGEILAQASHDKEEILIAEVDLDLQENVRQNWPFFRDRRIDAFGDITKRAID, translated from the coding sequence ATGCCAAACAAAAAATACAAAATAGCGGTTATTCAATTGAATTTGAATGATGTTGCCGAAAACAACCTTAAAAAATGTTTAACCTGGGTTCGTGACGCCGCTAAACAAGGTGCCGAAGTAATTTCGCTGCCAGAATTATACAGCAGCCATTATTTTTGTCAAAGTGAAGACGTTGCTAATTTTGCATTAGCTGAACCTTTATATAGTACTTCATTTATTGCTTTTAGTGCTTTGGCAAAAGAACTAGGTGTGGTAATCATTGTTCCTTTTTTCGAAAAAAGAATGGCAGGAATTTACCACAATAGTGCCTATATAATTGATACTGATGGATCAGAAGCTGGGTTGTATCGCAAAATGCACATTCCAGATGATCCTCATTTTTATGAAAAATTCTATTTCACTCCTGGTGATTTAGGATTTAAAGCTTTCCCAACTAAAAAAGGAAAAATAGGAACTCTAATTTGCTGGGATCAATGGTATCCTGAAGCAGCTAGATTAACTGCATTACAAGGAGCTGATGTTTTATTTTACCCAACAGCAATTGGCTGGCATCCTTTAGAAAAAGAGCAATATGGCGAAAATCAACACGGTGCTTGGATGAATGTTATGAAAGGACATGCTGTTGCTAATGGTGTATATGTTGCAGCTGCAAACAGAATCGGTTTAGAACACTATTTACCCGATACTGCTGGAATTCAATTTTGGGGTTCTTCGTTTATTGCAGGGCCACAAGGCGAAATTTTGGCTCAGGCATCTCATGATAAAGAAGAAATTTTAATTGCCGAAGTAGACTTAGATTTACAGGAAAATGTACGCCAAAATTGGCCGTTTTTTAGAGATCGAAGAATTGATGCATTTGGTGATATTACAAAAAGAGCAATCGACTAA
- a CDS encoding S1 RNA-binding domain-containing protein has product MIEIGKYNTLTILRDTKVGLFLGDPEKDPEGIHDILLPNKYVPNEFEIGEEIIVFVYLDHEERPIATTLEPYILLNEFALLRVNYVNQVGAFMDWGMEKDILVPFKEQARPMEKGKRYLVYLYMDEKTNRLVASSKTNQFLSNDNLTVEKGEEVDLIVSHITEIGINVIINEQHKGLLYKDEVYDDGIRTGDRMRGYIKNIRPDNKIDVSLQIQGYQSIEPNAEKILDELRASRGFLRLTDNSHPEDIKTVLKMSKKTFKKAIGALYREKLIEIKEDGIYLVKE; this is encoded by the coding sequence ATGATTGAAATAGGAAAATACAATACGCTTACAATATTACGCGATACAAAAGTTGGTTTGTTTTTAGGAGACCCTGAAAAAGATCCTGAAGGAATACATGACATTTTGTTGCCTAACAAATATGTTCCAAACGAATTTGAAATAGGTGAAGAAATTATTGTTTTTGTATACTTGGATCATGAAGAAAGACCTATAGCCACAACTTTAGAACCTTATATTTTGTTAAATGAATTCGCGCTTTTGAGAGTGAATTATGTTAATCAAGTAGGAGCTTTTATGGATTGGGGAATGGAAAAAGATATTTTGGTTCCCTTTAAGGAACAAGCTCGTCCGATGGAGAAAGGAAAACGCTACTTAGTGTACCTTTATATGGATGAAAAAACGAATCGTTTAGTTGCTTCAAGTAAAACTAATCAGTTTTTGAGTAATGATAATTTGACAGTTGAAAAAGGAGAAGAGGTTGATTTGATTGTATCGCATATTACAGAGATAGGAATTAATGTGATTATCAATGAGCAACATAAAGGCTTGTTATATAAGGATGAAGTTTATGATGACGGTATACGCACAGGAGACCGAATGCGTGGATATATAAAAAATATAAGACCTGATAATAAAATAGATGTTTCATTACAAATTCAAGGTTATCAAAGTATTGAACCTAATGCTGAGAAAATACTTGATGAGTTGAGAGCTAGTCGTGGATTTCTTCGTTTGACTGACAATTCACATCCTGAAGATATTAAAACGGTCTTGAAAATGAGTAAAAAGACCTTCAAAAAAGCAATCGGTGCTTTGTATCGGGAAAAGTTAATTGAGATAAAGGAAGACGGAATTTACTTGGTTAAAGAATAA
- a CDS encoding 1,4-dihydroxy-2-naphthoyl-CoA synthase: MDWITVREFEDITYKKCNGVARIAFNRPNVRNAFRPKTTSELYQAFYDAQEDTSIGVVLLSAEGPSTKDGVYSFCSGGDQNARGHQGYVGDDGQHRLNILEVQRLIRFMPKVVIAVVPGWAVGGGHSLHVVCDMTLASKEHAIFKQTDADVTSFDGGYGSAYLAKMVGQKKAREIFFLGRNYSAQEAMDMGMVNAVIPHDELEDTAYEWAQEILAKSPTSIKMLKFAMNLTDDGMVGQQVFAGEATRLAYMTEEAKEGRNAFLEKRKPNFEKKWLP; encoded by the coding sequence ATGGATTGGATAACCGTCAGAGAATTTGAAGATATAACCTATAAAAAATGTAATGGTGTAGCTAGAATAGCATTTAACAGACCAAATGTGCGTAATGCTTTTCGACCAAAAACGACATCTGAACTGTATCAAGCGTTTTATGATGCTCAAGAAGATACTTCTATTGGTGTAGTTTTGCTTTCTGCTGAAGGTCCTTCTACTAAAGATGGAGTATATTCTTTTTGTAGCGGAGGTGATCAAAATGCTCGTGGACATCAAGGTTATGTTGGTGATGATGGGCAACACCGTTTAAATATTTTAGAAGTACAACGATTAATACGATTTATGCCTAAAGTGGTTATTGCTGTAGTTCCAGGATGGGCAGTAGGAGGAGGGCATAGTTTGCATGTGGTTTGTGATATGACTTTGGCAAGTAAAGAACATGCTATTTTTAAACAAACGGATGCTGATGTAACTAGTTTTGATGGTGGATATGGCTCTGCTTATTTGGCTAAAATGGTAGGTCAGAAAAAAGCACGTGAAATCTTTTTCTTAGGGCGTAATTATTCTGCTCAAGAAGCAATGGACATGGGAATGGTGAATGCTGTAATTCCTCATGACGAATTAGAAGATACTGCTTATGAATGGGCGCAAGAAATTTTGGCAAAATCACCAACTTCTATTAAGATGTTGAAATTTGCTATGAATTTAACGGATGACGGTATGGTAGGGCAACAAGTTTTTGCGGGAGAAGCAACTCGACTTGCCTATATGACTGAAGAAGCTAAAGAAGGAAGAAATGCTTTTCTTGAAAAGAGAAAACCAAATTTTGAAAAAAAATGGTTGCCATAA
- the menA gene encoding 1,4-dihydroxy-2-naphthoate octaprenyltransferase, whose product MKHWIEAARLRTLPLSVSGIIVGSMYALAHPTDTVLTPTEVFNWRLFGFAILTTLGLQILSNFANDYGDGMKGTDNEDRVGPKRAIQSGVISPQAMKRAIIITSGLTLFSAVILIYYAFRGTNLVYSVFYLVLGILAIASAIRYTVGNSAYGYKGFGDVFVFVFFGLVSTLGVNFLYSKQLDLILFLPATAIGFLSVAVLNLNNMRDEASDKKSGKNTLVVKMGAANAKKYHYFLIVGAMILILVFAILSDFHFDQYLFLIAYIPLSKHLINVYKNQNPKLLDPELKKVALSTFALSVLLALCMIFFFSDLFVNNY is encoded by the coding sequence ATGAAACATTGGATTGAAGCAGCACGATTGAGAACATTACCTTTATCTGTTTCTGGAATTATAGTGGGAAGTATGTATGCATTAGCACACCCAACTGATACGGTATTAACTCCAACTGAGGTTTTTAATTGGCGCCTTTTTGGATTTGCTATTCTGACTACTTTAGGATTACAAATTCTATCGAATTTTGCTAATGATTATGGAGATGGTATGAAAGGAACTGATAATGAAGATCGAGTTGGTCCAAAACGCGCGATTCAAAGCGGTGTGATTTCTCCTCAAGCTATGAAACGTGCTATAATCATCACTTCTGGACTGACACTATTTTCGGCTGTTATATTAATTTATTATGCGTTTAGAGGAACTAATTTAGTTTATTCTGTGTTTTATCTAGTTTTAGGGATTTTAGCTATAGCATCTGCTATTCGATACACAGTTGGTAATTCGGCCTATGGATATAAAGGGTTTGGTGATGTGTTTGTTTTTGTATTTTTTGGATTAGTAAGTACATTAGGCGTTAATTTTTTATATTCTAAACAATTGGATTTAATATTGTTTTTGCCAGCCACTGCAATTGGGTTCTTGAGCGTAGCAGTCTTAAATCTAAATAATATGCGTGATGAAGCATCAGATAAGAAATCAGGAAAGAACACTCTTGTAGTAAAAATGGGAGCAGCTAATGCAAAGAAATATCATTATTTTCTGATTGTTGGCGCAATGATTTTAATCTTGGTCTTTGCTATTTTAAGTGATTTTCACTTTGATCAATACTTGTTTTTGATTGCTTACATTCCTTTAAGTAAACATTTGATAAATGTATATAAAAATCAGAACCCTAAGTTATTAGATCCTGAATTAAAAAAAGTAGCATTGAGTACTTTTGCACTTTCAGTTTTATTGGCTTTGTGTATGATTTTCTTTTTTTCAGATTTATTTGTGAATAATTATTAG
- a CDS encoding metal-dependent hydrolase — protein MKIRFYGHASLGIEMSGKHILVDPYISANPLAAHIDINTLQADFILLTHAHGDHILDVETIAQRTNAVIVSNAEIAGYYANKGFQSHPMNHGGSWKFNFGKVKYVSAIHSSSFPDGTYGGNPGGFVIEGEHKNIYISGDTALTMDMKLIPMRTKLDLAIFPIGDNFTMDVDDAIIASDFVECDKILGIHYDTFGYIKINHEEAIRKFFNKGKDLMLLEIGSSIEL, from the coding sequence ATGAAAATAAGATTTTATGGTCACGCGTCTTTAGGAATTGAAATGAGCGGAAAACATATCTTAGTTGATCCGTACATTTCGGCAAATCCATTAGCAGCTCATATTGATATAAATACATTACAAGCTGATTTTATTTTGTTGACTCATGCACATGGAGATCATATTCTTGATGTAGAAACCATAGCTCAACGTACTAATGCGGTTATTGTTTCTAACGCTGAAATAGCAGGATATTATGCTAACAAAGGTTTTCAGTCTCACCCAATGAATCATGGTGGAAGTTGGAAATTTAATTTTGGGAAAGTAAAGTATGTAAGTGCAATTCATTCTAGTTCGTTTCCTGATGGGACTTACGGCGGAAATCCTGGAGGTTTTGTAATCGAAGGAGAGCATAAAAACATCTACATTTCAGGAGATACAGCACTTACGATGGATATGAAACTCATTCCAATGCGTACTAAATTAGATTTAGCTATTTTTCCAATTGGAGACAATTTCACCATGGATGTTGATGATGCTATAATAGCTTCGGATTTTGTAGAATGTGATAAAATACTTGGAATTCATTACGATACTTTTGGTTATATTAAAATCAATCATGAAGAAGCTATTCGTAAATTCTTTAATAAAGGCAAAGATTTAATGTTGCTAGAAATAGGAAGTTCGATAGAATTATAA
- a CDS encoding M48 family metallopeptidase, which yields MNLKNIYLVFLLLLSFQSIFSQKDGYWDKERATTKEIIVSARDRIVVKTDDLPTGTTEVVFRITLLDENQQMAGSLVSVLKSIPDPTGISQGSAGAVFIVSKISGEDKCKYAVFSKGELATAYKNTGKTDDACLVQDTPVSKDAKRLSVDKTSCFKLNSNAIWFGFESKNWIMNQKIILEVVPWVDNKARKGWTIENRKAIIEQCKTSNLAQKMTNSDDFCVCILDKIQEKYSYFEFQKLLSIERSKAFKDFGASCFGETSVSNATYSGLRKEAFNFAKQGKYGQVITKLTTIINDGKANALDFNLIGTSYLLTKQYGKAIKFLNEGEKLDDAELLIKLNLAHAYLLNDNYKSAKLIYKKYQFQNVTDTLSWVKKTKQDFENFKKVGIQNDNFEKVLKLIEK from the coding sequence ATGAATTTAAAAAATATATATTTAGTATTCTTATTGCTTCTTTCTTTTCAGTCGATTTTTTCGCAAAAAGACGGTTATTGGGATAAAGAGCGGGCTACTACCAAAGAAATTATAGTATCTGCTAGAGATCGAATAGTTGTAAAAACAGATGATTTACCAACTGGAACCACCGAAGTAGTTTTTAGGATTACACTTTTGGATGAAAATCAGCAAATGGCAGGAAGTTTGGTTTCGGTATTAAAATCCATTCCAGATCCTACAGGAATAAGTCAAGGTTCAGCAGGAGCTGTTTTTATAGTTTCTAAAATTTCGGGGGAAGATAAATGTAAATATGCTGTTTTTTCAAAAGGGGAATTAGCTACAGCGTATAAAAATACAGGAAAAACAGATGATGCTTGCCTGGTTCAAGATACGCCGGTAAGCAAAGATGCTAAGCGACTTTCAGTAGATAAAACAAGCTGTTTTAAATTGAATTCAAATGCAATTTGGTTTGGTTTTGAAAGTAAAAACTGGATTATGAATCAAAAAATTATTTTGGAAGTTGTTCCTTGGGTTGATAATAAAGCGAGGAAGGGCTGGACAATAGAAAACAGAAAAGCAATAATTGAGCAATGTAAAACATCAAATTTAGCACAAAAAATGACTAATTCTGATGATTTTTGTGTTTGTATTCTTGACAAAATTCAAGAGAAATATTCTTATTTTGAATTCCAAAAACTATTATCGATAGAACGTTCTAAAGCGTTCAAGGATTTTGGAGCAAGTTGTTTTGGCGAAACAAGCGTTTCTAATGCTACGTATTCAGGTTTGCGCAAGGAAGCTTTCAATTTTGCTAAACAAGGAAAGTATGGGCAGGTAATTACTAAATTGACAACAATAATCAATGATGGCAAGGCTAATGCGTTAGATTTTAACCTTATTGGAACTAGTTATCTTTTGACTAAGCAATATGGTAAAGCTATTAAATTTTTGAATGAAGGGGAGAAGTTGGATGATGCAGAGTTGTTGATAAAGCTCAATTTGGCGCACGCCTATTTATTGAATGATAATTATAAATCGGCTAAATTAATTTATAAAAAATACCAATTTCAAAACGTAACAGATACTTTGAGTTGGGTTAAAAAAACAAAACAAGATTTTGAAAATTTCAAGAAAGTAGGGATTCAAAATGATAATTTTGAAAAGGTTTTGAAATTAATCGAAAAATAA
- a CDS encoding o-succinylbenzoate synthase — MKAIYHKYILNFKRPSGTSRGIMTEKETWFIIIENEGKKGIGECGILRGLSIDDRPDYEAKLEWVCANIHHGKDWLWEALIEFPSIQFGVEMAFQSLDSEEPFLLFPSDFTKGLKSIVINGLVWMGEEAFMKQQIEEKLADGFSCIKLKIGAIDFDKELQLLRFIREHFSPEQVEIRVDANGAFSKELALDKIIQLSEFKLHSIEQPIQKNSTDSMSELCKITPLPIALDEELIGVFTLADKEQLLQKIKPQYIILKPSFIGGFRGAQDWITLAEKYNIGWWITSALESNIGLNAIAQWTFLQHNSMPQGLGTGALYTNNFDCPLVVQKGQLWYMDKLDWKFEIDSFQSQNR, encoded by the coding sequence TTGAAAGCAATATATCATAAATACATTCTCAATTTCAAACGCCCTTCTGGAACTTCTCGCGGCATTATGACCGAAAAAGAAACTTGGTTTATCATCATAGAAAATGAAGGAAAAAAAGGGATAGGCGAGTGTGGAATTTTGCGAGGATTAAGCATAGACGACAGACCAGATTATGAAGCTAAATTAGAATGGGTTTGCGCTAATATTCATCATGGGAAAGATTGGCTTTGGGAGGCTTTGATCGAATTTCCTTCTATACAGTTTGGGGTTGAAATGGCATTTCAATCTTTGGATAGCGAGGAGCCTTTTTTACTCTTTCCTTCAGACTTTACAAAAGGGTTGAAATCAATTGTTATAAACGGCTTAGTTTGGATGGGAGAAGAGGCTTTTATGAAGCAGCAAATTGAAGAAAAATTGGCAGATGGTTTTTCGTGTATAAAACTTAAAATAGGTGCTATAGATTTTGACAAAGAACTTCAATTATTGCGATTTATAAGAGAACATTTTAGTCCAGAACAAGTTGAAATTAGGGTTGATGCTAACGGTGCTTTTAGTAAAGAATTAGCTTTAGATAAAATAATTCAACTATCTGAATTTAAATTACATAGTATAGAGCAACCGATACAAAAAAACAGCACTGACAGTATGTCAGAACTGTGTAAAATAACCCCTTTGCCAATTGCTTTAGACGAAGAGTTAATAGGAGTGTTTACACTAGCAGATAAAGAACAATTATTACAAAAAATCAAGCCTCAATATATTATTTTAAAGCCTAGTTTTATAGGTGGATTTCGAGGTGCACAAGACTGGATTACTTTAGCAGAAAAGTATAATATTGGGTGGTGGATTACCTCTGCTTTAGAGAGTAATATTGGCTTAAATGCGATTGCACAATGGACTTTTTTACAACACAATTCCATGCCTCAAGGATTGGGAACTGGTGCACTTTATACTAATAATTTTGATTGTCCTCTTGTAGTTCAAAAAGGGCAATTGTGGTATATGGATAAATTGGATTGGAAGTTTGAAATTGATAGTTTTCAATCACAAAATAGATAG